The Ichthyobacterium seriolicida sequence AGAAAAAGCTGAAGAAATTAAGAAAAAAGCTGCTGAAGCTAAAGCTGAAGCTGAAAAAATTACAACTGGAAAATCTAAGTCTGATGCTGAAACTGCTGCTCAAAAAGCTAAAGATGCAGCTACTGCGGCTAAGGAAGCGACTACTCAAGCTGAGGCTAAGGCTACTGAGGCTAAAAGTGCTGCTACTCAAGCTGAGACTAAGGCTGATGCTGCTAAGGATGCTGCTGATCAGGCTAAAACCGCTATTGACGAAGCTAAAGCGGCTATTGAAGCTATTACTATTCTATAACATATGGATAGATTCAAAATATTTTAATTTTCAAAAAAGGGGTGTTTTTTATGCCCCTTTTTTAATGCCATAAAATCAAGGTTTTAGTAGGAGTCTACATCCATAAATAGCTTTATACTTTTGTGTTCTTGCCTCAAAGAAAAATCATAGAGAGACTCATTTATATACCTCTTGACCTTAGATATAGATTTTCCAATAGGAATCTTTATAATTATGTTTTTTATGTAATCGTTCTTTATCTTGGGAACTATATTGTATTGAGGTCCTAACATATCTTCCTTGAAAAAACTCCTTAAAATACCAGATATATAATCTGTAGATTTATTCAGTTTATCTCTATTAGGATGCTTAAAAACTATCTTTATAATCTTACAATAAGGAGGATAATTGTACTGTTTTCTCTCAGATAATTGATCATCCATAATTTCTTTATAATTATGAGGTAATAACGTCAGAGCACTGTTAGAAACATTAAACGACTGTATTATAACTTTTCCTCTTTTGTCCTTTCTACCTGCCCTGCCCGCTACTTGAGTTATGAGTTGATAAGCCCTTTCATAAGCCCTAAAATCTGGAAAATTAAATATAGAATCGATATTTAAAATTCCAACTAAAGAGACACTTTCAAAGTCTAATCCCTTGGCAACCATCTGAGTTCCTATTAAAATATCTATCTGCTTATTGCTAAATCTCTCTAATATATCCTCGAAAGATCTCCTTCTTCTAGTGGTATCATAATCCATCCTGTCTACAATCGCCTCTGGAAAAATCTGTTTTATCTGATTCTCCACCTGTTGAGTGCCCAATCCCTTAACTCCAACTTCTCTGCTGCCACATGAAATACATCTATCTGGTCTACTTATGACATAATCACAATAATGACAGTTTAATGTAGAGGAATATTTGTGATATGTCAAACTAACGTCACAGTTTACACATCGCATAGAAGTGCCGCAAATATCACATTCCATAATGGTAGAATATCCCCTTCTATTTTGAAACAAAATAACTTGCTCGCCTAGTTCTAAAACCCTCTTTATCTCTTTTAACATAAACAGAGAAAAAGCCCCTCTCATCTGTTTTTTTTCTGATTGTTCTCTTATACCTATTAGTTTTATTTCAGGCATCTCTATATTTCCATACCTAGTAGTCATCTCAACACAAGAATACTTGCCTTTTTTTACATTGAAGATAGTTTCTAAAGATGGTGTAGCAGAACCCAAAAGAATATTAGCTCCACACTTTTCAGCCAAGACAATAGCCATGTCTCTTGCATGATACCTAAGTATATTCTGCTGCTTGAATGAAGGATCGTGTTCTTCATCTACCACGATTAGCCCCAAGTCTTTGAAAGGCAAAAACAAAGCTGATCGAGTTCCCAATACAATTGAAGATTTTTTAGATGAAATACGAGTCCATATTTCAGCCTTTTCGTTATCTGTATACTTAGAGTGATAGACTATTAACTTTTCACCAAAAAAAACAGATAGCCTTTGAACTATTTGAACTGTCAAGGCTATCTCTGGAAGCAGATATAAAACCTGTTTGCCCTTAGATATAAATTCATTTATTAGATGAATATACACCTCTGTCTTTCCAGAAGAGGTAACTCCGTATAAGAAAGTAACTCTCTTACGAAAAAATTCAGATCTTATTTTAGATAATGCTATAGATTGCTCTTCACTTAATATAGATAATGGCTTTTCTCCTTTGGTAATTTCAAGTCTATCTGTCTGTAAATAGTAGGTTTGCAAAACCCTTTTTTTTTCTAGCTCTTTTAAAGATGTCATCTTTAGATGTCTTCCTAAAAGCTTGGCTACAGGCAACGGACTTTCAGACTTTAATTGAATAAACCTCATAAAGAGCTCTCTTTGCTTGGGGGCTTTCCCTATAATGCCATCTACTTTAGTATTGAGATTATCTATATCATGGCCTATATCTGGATGAATCCTAACGTATTTGACCATCTTAGGTTTGTACTTATCCTTTACTACATCTTCTACTTTTATGAGTTTTTTTTCTATTAAATTATTTATAATGGGAATTATATCCTTATTATTTAAAACTTTAGATAAATTATCTATGCTTAAAGCTCGGTAGTTCAAGGCTTTATAAACTGAAAGCTCATCATCGCTCATAATACTGAGATCTACTTCTAAATCCTTTTCTGTATCTTTTTCCTTAGTCACCAGAGTCTCATTTCCCAATCTGAATACTGAAGGCATAGCAACCCTAAAAACATCCCCTATGGGACACATATAATAACTGGATAACCAAAACCACAAATCTAATTGAAGAGAATCTATAATTGGATTGATATCTATAAAATGATGTACTCTCTTAGTTTTAAACAAAGACGGCTTTTCAACTCCTATCCTATAGATTATAGCTGTGTAGTAATTATTTCTGAATGGGACTATAACTCTTATTCCTATTTTTAATTTCTTCCTGTCATTGTCATCTACCTCATAAACATATAAATCTCTTAGGGGAAGCGGAACTATAACCTCTATAAATATTGACATACCTATGCCTTATGCATCTTTTTACTCCCCTTGTATATCTCGTATTTTGCCAATCTGCACTCTAGTTTTCCATTAAATAACTTTATCCTTTTAGAAGTCCTTAGGCCGAGATGCTTTAAACCTTTCAACTCTAACATGATCAACCAGGCGTGGACGTTTTCATATCCCTTTTTTAGAGTATCTCCTATCATCTTATAAAAACTCTCCACCTCTACGCTCAATCTCTCTCCATATGGAGGATTGAAAATCAATGTATAAAAAGAATCATCTTTTTTTTCTGACATGAAAAAGTCTTTTTTATAAACCTCTATATATCCGTCTAATAGAGCATTTCTAATATTAGAATTTGCTTTTTCTACTACATATTTACTTTTGTCATAACCTATTATCTTATGCTTTAGCTCCACCTCTTTGTTCAAGGCATGATCTTTTATTTTATCAAATAAATCTAAATCAAAATCATTCCATCTCTCAAAAGAAAATTCCTTTCTGTGAATATTTGCAGGAATATTCATAGCTATCATAGCTGCTTCTATCAAGAAGGTTCCAGAACCACACATTGGGTCCAAAAGAGGAGTATCCCCTTTCCAACGGGTTAGCAAGATAATCCCAGCTGCCAAAACCTCATTTATAGGAGCTGTTGTCGACTCTGTCTTATAGCCCCTCTTATGCAGAGATTCTCCAGAGCTATCCAATGATATAGTACAAGTTTCTTTGTGGAGATGAATATGTATTCTCAAATCAGGAGAATCTTTATCTACACTAGGTCGTCGACCTGTATTTTCTAAAAACCTATCTACTATAGCGTCTTTTGTCCTTTGAGAGAGATACTGAGTGTGACTAAAGGAAAAAGCTTCTGACAATACAGAATCGACCAGTATAGTATTATCTTCATTTATGTAATCTTCCCACACTATAGCTTTTACCTTCTTGTAAAAATCCCCCTCACTTCTAATCTTAAAAACACATATGGGCTTTAAAATCTTCAGAGCTGTTCTCAAGCATAAATTAGCTTTATACATGAAGCCTATATCTCCGTAAAAACTGACATTCCTAATGCCTACCTCTATATTAAAAGCTCCTAAGTTGCTCAATTCATCAGCTAATACATCCTCTAATCCATAGAGTGTCTTAGCTATCATTTTATAATTTTTCATAATTATATTGCCATTACTATTACTCATCCTTTAAAATGAGTAAATTTTTAAAATTCAAAGTATATGTTTTAAGTTCAGATTTTGGAGATTAAGGAACCTAGCTCTAATTTCAGTATAACTTTAACCAATAAAAAAATCAACTGCAAAGCTATATAAAGGCTTATCAAATACCTTTGACAGAACAAAATTAGGGTAATTTTGATTAACTATTGTAAATTGCGGCGTTTCAAATTTAAACCATCTCAATAGCACAATTTACCTGTGCTAAAATATTGAGTTGTTATAATTGATAGTCTTTTTGAAAAACACTTTAACTCTAAATATATTATGAAAATAGGTATTCCAAAAGAACTTAAAAACAATGAAAATAGAGTAGCTATGACTCCCTCTGGAATTATAGAATTACTAAAATACCAACATCAGGTATATGTACAGTCCTCAGCCGGGATTAACAGCGGAATTACAGATGAAGAATACATAAATGCAGGAGCTACAATATTGCCTACCATAGAAGATGTATATTCTAAATCAGATATGATAATAAAGGTAAAAGAACCTATTGAATACGAATATCCCTTGGTAAAAGAGAATCAATTGTTGTTTACTTACTTTCATTTTGCATCTTCCAAATCTCTTTTAGATGCCATGATAAAAAGTAATTCTGT is a genomic window containing:
- the priA gene encoding replication restart helicase PriA; protein product: MSIFIEVIVPLPLRDLYVYEVDDNDRKKLKIGIRVIVPFRNNYYTAIIYRIGVEKPSLFKTKRVHHFIDINPIIDSLQLDLWFWLSSYYMCPIGDVFRVAMPSVFRLGNETLVTKEKDTEKDLEVDLSIMSDDELSVYKALNYRALSIDNLSKVLNNKDIIPIINNLIEKKLIKVEDVVKDKYKPKMVKYVRIHPDIGHDIDNLNTKVDGIIGKAPKQRELFMRFIQLKSESPLPVAKLLGRHLKMTSLKELEKKRVLQTYYLQTDRLEITKGEKPLSILSEEQSIALSKIRSEFFRKRVTFLYGVTSSGKTEVYIHLINEFISKGKQVLYLLPEIALTVQIVQRLSVFFGEKLIVYHSKYTDNEKAEIWTRISSKKSSIVLGTRSALFLPFKDLGLIVVDEEHDPSFKQQNILRYHARDMAIVLAEKCGANILLGSATPSLETIFNVKKGKYSCVEMTTRYGNIEMPEIKLIGIREQSEKKQMRGAFSLFMLKEIKRVLELGEQVILFQNRRGYSTIMECDICGTSMRCVNCDVSLTYHKYSSTLNCHYCDYVISRPDRCISCGSREVGVKGLGTQQVENQIKQIFPEAIVDRMDYDTTRRRRSFEDILERFSNKQIDILIGTQMVAKGLDFESVSLVGILNIDSIFNFPDFRAYERAYQLITQVAGRAGRKDKRGKVIIQSFNVSNSALTLLPHNYKEIMDDQLSERKQYNYPPYCKIIKIVFKHPNRDKLNKSTDYISGILRSFFKEDMLGPQYNIVPKIKNDYIKNIIIKIPIGKSISKVKRYINESLYDFSLRQEHKSIKLFMDVDSY
- a CDS encoding THUMP domain-containing class I SAM-dependent RNA methyltransferase, which produces MMKNYKMIAKTLYGLEDVLADELSNLGAFNIEVGIRNVSFYGDIGFMYKANLCLRTALKILKPICVFKIRSEGDFYKKVKAIVWEDYINEDNTILVDSVLSEAFSFSHTQYLSQRTKDAIVDRFLENTGRRPSVDKDSPDLRIHIHLHKETCTISLDSSGESLHKRGYKTESTTAPINEVLAAGIILLTRWKGDTPLLDPMCGSGTFLIEAAMIAMNIPANIHRKEFSFERWNDFDLDLFDKIKDHALNKEVELKHKIIGYDKSKYVVEKANSNIRNALLDGYIEVYKKDFFMSEKKDDSFYTLIFNPPYGERLSVEVESFYKMIGDTLKKGYENVHAWLIMLELKGLKHLGLRTSKRIKLFNGKLECRLAKYEIYKGSKKMHKA